Proteins encoded by one window of Seriola aureovittata isolate HTS-2021-v1 ecotype China chromosome 4, ASM2101889v1, whole genome shotgun sequence:
- the aipl1 gene encoding aryl-hydrocarbon-interacting protein-like 1: MSDMQDTMLLGSEGIKKTILHGGTGEIPKFITGAKVTFHFRTQLCDDERTVIDDSKVVGTPMEIVIGNMFKLDIWETLLSSMRIGEVAEFWCDTTHTGVYPLVSKSMRRIAEGKDPVDWHVHTCGMANMFAYHSLGYDDLDELMKEPKPLYFVLELLKVQQPSEYNRESWALNDEERLKAVPVLHGQGNKLYKQGRYQEATQKYKEAVICIKNVQTKEKAWDVPWMKLEKMANTLTLNYCQCLLRMEEYYEVIEHTSDIINQHPGVVKAFYLRGKAHMEVWNEAEARQDFSRVLDLDPGMKKAVKKDLAVLNMRMEEKNQEDRDKYKGMF; encoded by the exons ATGTCGGATATGCAGGATACAATGCTGCTGGGATCAGAGGGAATCAAGAAAACGATCCTGCACGGAGGAACCGGAGAAATCCCAAAATTCATCACAGGAGCGAAG GTGACGTTCCACTTCCGCACCCAGCTGTGTGATGATGAACGCACAGTGATAGATGACAGTAAAGTGGTGGGGACACCCATGGAGATTGTTATCGGCAACATGTTTAAACTGGACATCTGGGAGACCCTGTTGTCCTCCATGAGGATCGGTGAGGTGGCTGAGTTCTGGTGTGACACCACT CACACTGGCGTTTACCCACTTGTGTCCAAGAGTATGCGACGCATCGCAGAAGGTAAAGACCCAGTCGACTGGCACGTCCACACTTGTGGTATGGCCAACATGTTTGCCTACCACAGCCTTGGCTACGACGACCTGGATGAGCTGATGAAAGAGCCAAAACCTCTCTACTTTGTCCTCGAGCTGCTCaag GTGCAGCAGCCCAGTGAGTACAACAGGGAGTCGTGGGCTCTGAATGATGAAGAGAGGCTGAAGGCTGTCCCTGTGCTGCATGGCCAGGGGAACAAGCTCTACAAACAAGGACGCTACCAGGAAGCCACGCAAAAGTACAAGGAGGCTGTCATCTGCATCAAAAATGTTCAGACTAAG GAGAAAGCATGGGATGTCCCCTGGATGAAGCTGGAGAAGATGGCCAACACCTTAACCCTCAACTACTGCCAGTGTCTACTACGCATGGAAGAGTACTACGAGGTCATCGAGCACACCAGCGACATCATCAACCAGCACCCAG GTGTAGTGAAGGCCTTTTACCTGCGAGGGAAGGCCCACATGGAGGTGTGGAACGAGGCGGAGGCTCGGCAGGACTTCAGCAGGGTGCTGGACCTGGACCCTGGCATGAAAAAGGCTGTCAAGAAGGATCTGGCTGTGCTTAACATGCGCATGGAAGAGAAAAACCAGGAGGACAGGGACAAGTACAAGGGCATGTTTTAA